A single Altererythrobacter sp. BO-6 DNA region contains:
- a CDS encoding ABC transporter ATP-binding protein/permease has translation MPPDTSDPAPLEADGWHTMRRFLPYLWPRENPALRRRIVAAMAFVLAAKAVTLALPFAYKYAVDAMATPASESAMVALSLVLAYALGRFTGVAFDNLRNIAFERVGQMATFNLARDVFERLHRLSLRFHLNRRTGEVTKVIERGTKSIDTMLYFLLFNIAPTVIELIAVGVIFYLNFGWDLVLATGLAVVTYILVTRWITEWRTKLRREMNELDGKALHRAVDSLLNYETVKYFGAEAREEARYSQAASAYAEAAIKSENSLGILNISQALITNLLMAGAMAYTVWGWSKGQLTVGDLVFVNTYLMQLFRPLDMLGFVYRSIRQGLIDMGEMFKLMDTPVEVRDRPGAPALVARRPHITFDHVTFGYDPDRTILHNLSFEVPAGAHIAIVGPSGAGKSTIARLLFRFYDPQAGRILIDGQDIAAVTQESLRAQIGIVPQDSVLFNDTIGYNIGYGSNFAREEDVVAAARDAAILPFIEQLPQGFATEVGERGLKLSGGEKQRVAIARTLVKNPPILLLDEATSALDTRTEQDILATLRRVSRNRTTIAIAHRLSTIADADRILVLENGRLAEAGRHSDLLAADGLYADMWARQAAEREGQAEAAE, from the coding sequence ATGCCGCCCGATACCTCCGACCCTGCGCCGCTCGAAGCAGACGGCTGGCACACCATGCGGCGTTTCCTGCCGTATCTCTGGCCGCGCGAAAATCCCGCGCTCCGGCGGCGGATCGTCGCGGCGATGGCATTCGTGCTGGCGGCCAAGGCGGTCACGCTCGCCCTGCCCTTTGCCTATAAATATGCCGTCGATGCAATGGCTACCCCGGCCAGCGAGAGCGCGATGGTCGCGCTCTCGCTCGTACTGGCTTATGCGCTGGGCCGCTTCACCGGCGTCGCCTTCGACAATTTGCGCAACATCGCCTTCGAGCGGGTCGGCCAGATGGCGACATTCAACCTCGCGCGCGACGTGTTCGAACGGCTGCACCGCCTGTCGCTGCGGTTCCACCTGAACCGCCGCACCGGCGAAGTCACCAAGGTAATCGAGCGCGGCACCAAGAGCATCGACACGATGCTCTATTTCCTGCTGTTCAACATCGCGCCGACCGTGATCGAGCTGATCGCGGTGGGCGTGATCTTCTATCTCAATTTCGGATGGGACCTGGTGCTGGCGACTGGCCTGGCGGTCGTGACCTATATCCTCGTTACCCGCTGGATCACCGAATGGCGCACCAAGCTGCGGCGCGAGATGAACGAGCTTGACGGCAAGGCGCTGCACCGCGCGGTCGATTCGCTGCTCAATTATGAAACGGTCAAATATTTCGGCGCCGAGGCGCGCGAGGAAGCGCGCTACAGCCAGGCCGCCAGTGCCTATGCCGAAGCCGCGATCAAGTCAGAAAATTCGCTCGGCATCCTCAACATCAGCCAGGCGCTGATCACCAACCTGCTGATGGCCGGTGCGATGGCTTATACCGTGTGGGGCTGGAGCAAGGGTCAGCTGACGGTGGGCGATCTGGTGTTCGTGAACACCTATCTGATGCAACTGTTTCGCCCGCTTGATATGCTGGGCTTCGTCTATCGCTCGATCCGGCAGGGGCTGATCGACATGGGCGAGATGTTCAAACTGATGGATACGCCGGTCGAAGTGCGCGACCGGCCGGGTGCGCCGGCGCTGGTGGCGCGGCGCCCGCATATCACCTTCGATCACGTCACTTTCGGCTATGATCCGGACCGGACTATCCTGCACAATCTCAGCTTCGAAGTGCCTGCGGGCGCGCATATCGCGATCGTCGGCCCGTCAGGCGCGGGCAAGAGCACGATCGCGCGGCTGCTGTTCCGTTTCTACGATCCGCAAGCCGGGCGCATCCTGATCGACGGTCAGGATATCGCTGCGGTCACGCAGGAAAGCCTGCGCGCGCAGATCGGCATCGTCCCGCAGGACAGCGTGCTGTTCAACGACACGATCGGCTACAATATCGGCTATGGTAGCAACTTCGCGCGCGAGGAGGATGTGGTTGCCGCAGCGCGCGACGCCGCGATCCTGCCTTTCATCGAGCAGCTGCCGCAAGGGTTCGCCACCGAAGTGGGCGAGCGGGGGCTCAAACTGTCCGGCGGGGAGAAGCAGCGCGTGGCGATCGCGCGCACGCTGGTCAAGAACCCGCCGATCCTGCTGCTCGACGAAGCGACCAGTGCGCTCGACACTCGCACCGAGCAGGACATATTGGCGACGCTGCGCCGGGTCAGCCGCAACCGCACCACCATCGCCATCGCCCATCGGCTGTCAACGATCGCCGATGCCGACCGCATCCTGGTGCTGGAAAATGGCAGGCTGGCAGAGGCCGGCCGCCACAGCGATCTGCTGGCAGCGGACGGCCTCTATGCCGATATGTGGGCGCGCCAGGCGGCCGAGCGCGAAGGCCAGGCCGAGGCCGCCGAATAG
- a CDS encoding aspartyl protease family protein, with amino-acid sequence MPNLALPAALAMPLFLASPVMQDTAAKSEEIAPDLAHADTEILDLLEDRNERYTIPVTIDGAGPFKFMIDTGSQATAVTDKVNNQLDLPSLGSATLVGMASRRIVPMVELDSFEMGSRTISNLAAPVLEREHVGADGIIGLDSLQDLRVLIDFRKETIAVADASEKFRSGGYEIVVRAQSRLGQLLITDAVIDGVRATVIVDTGAQTSLGNLALRERIRARRAQEIETMDVNGVKLMGELSYARKMQINGLQINNVPITYADAPAFEALGLKDKPVLSLGMQHLKMFDRIAIDFSKRRILFDVPDEFGYQKVNFRDGASRL; translated from the coding sequence ATGCCCAATCTCGCCCTGCCCGCAGCCCTTGCGATGCCGCTGTTCCTCGCCAGTCCCGTCATGCAGGATACCGCGGCCAAGAGCGAAGAGATCGCTCCTGACCTGGCCCATGCGGATACCGAGATCCTGGACCTGCTCGAGGATCGCAACGAACGCTACACCATTCCCGTCACGATCGATGGCGCCGGCCCGTTCAAGTTCATGATCGATACCGGATCGCAGGCCACTGCGGTGACTGACAAGGTCAACAACCAGCTCGACCTGCCCTCGCTTGGTTCGGCCACTCTGGTCGGGATGGCCAGCCGCCGGATCGTACCAATGGTAGAGCTCGACAGCTTCGAGATGGGCAGCCGGACCATCAGCAACCTCGCCGCACCGGTTCTCGAGCGGGAACATGTCGGCGCTGACGGGATCATCGGGCTCGACAGCTTGCAGGATCTCCGGGTCCTGATCGATTTCCGGAAAGAGACCATCGCCGTCGCCGACGCCAGTGAGAAATTCCGTAGCGGCGGATACGAGATCGTCGTGCGCGCGCAAAGCCGCTTGGGGCAGCTCTTGATAACCGACGCAGTGATTGATGGCGTTCGCGCGACGGTGATTGTCGATACCGGTGCGCAGACCAGCCTCGGAAATCTGGCGCTGCGCGAACGCATCCGCGCCCGGCGCGCGCAGGAAATCGAGACGATGGACGTCAATGGCGTGAAGCTGATGGGCGAGCTGTCCTATGCGCGGAAGATGCAGATCAACGGGCTGCAGATCAACAATGTGCCGATCACCTATGCGGATGCCCCTGCGTTCGAAGCGCTGGGCCTGAAGGACAAGCCGGTCCTGTCGCTGGGCATGCAGCATCTCAAGATGTTTGACCGGATTGCGATCGATTTCTCCAAGCGCCGCATCCTGTTCGATGTGCCGGACGAGTTCGGATATCAGAAGGTGAACTTTCGCGATGGTGCCTCCCGCCTCTAA